One region of Streptomyces rishiriensis genomic DNA includes:
- the ligD gene encoding non-homologous end-joining DNA ligase codes for MGDAVELEVAGRTVRLSSPDKVFFPERGFTKLDLARYYQAVAPGILRALRNRPTTLERYPDGVTGESFFQKRAPKNMPDWIPTAHITFPSGRSADEMCPTEEAAVLWAAQYGTLTFHPWPVRRDDVDHPDELRIDLDPQPGTDYDDAVHAAHELRAVLEEFGGLRGWPKTSGGRGLHVFVPIEPRWTFTQVRRAAIAVGREMERRLPERVTIKWWKEERGERIFLDYNQTARDRTIASAYSVRPRPHAPVSAPLRWEEVGDAHPGDFDLATMPARYAELGDVHADMDDHAFSLEALLELARRDEHDHGLGDLPYPPEYPKMPGEPKRVQPSRARHEDAPGGPGAS; via the coding sequence ATGGGCGATGCGGTGGAACTGGAAGTGGCCGGCCGGACGGTACGGCTGTCCAGCCCGGACAAGGTGTTCTTTCCGGAGCGCGGCTTCACCAAGCTGGACCTCGCTCGCTACTACCAGGCGGTCGCCCCCGGCATTCTGCGCGCCCTGCGCAACCGTCCCACCACTCTGGAGCGCTACCCGGACGGCGTCACCGGCGAATCCTTCTTCCAGAAACGGGCGCCGAAGAACATGCCCGACTGGATCCCGACCGCCCACATCACCTTCCCCAGCGGACGCAGCGCCGACGAGATGTGCCCGACCGAGGAGGCGGCCGTCCTGTGGGCCGCCCAGTACGGCACGCTCACCTTTCATCCCTGGCCCGTGCGCCGTGACGACGTCGACCACCCCGACGAGCTGCGCATCGACCTCGACCCGCAGCCCGGCACCGACTACGACGACGCGGTCCACGCCGCGCATGAACTGCGGGCGGTGCTCGAGGAGTTCGGCGGCCTGCGCGGTTGGCCCAAGACCTCCGGCGGCCGTGGTCTGCACGTCTTCGTGCCGATCGAGCCGCGGTGGACCTTCACCCAGGTCCGGCGGGCCGCCATCGCCGTCGGCCGGGAGATGGAACGGCGACTGCCGGAGCGGGTGACGATCAAGTGGTGGAAGGAGGAGCGGGGCGAGCGCATCTTCCTCGACTACAACCAGACCGCCCGCGACCGCACCATCGCCTCCGCCTACTCCGTGCGTCCCCGTCCGCACGCGCCCGTCTCGGCTCCGCTGCGCTGGGAGGAGGTCGGTGACGCGCACCCAGGCGACTTCGACCTCGCGACCATGCCGGCCCGTTACGCCGAACTCGGCGATGTGCACGCCGACATGGACGATCACGCGTTCTCCCTGGAGGCCCTCCTGGAACTGGCCCGCCGCGACGAACACGACCACGGCCTGGGCGACCTGCCGTATCCACCGGAGTACCCGAAGATGCCCGGAGAGCCGAAGCGGGTGCAGCCGAGCCGGGCACGGCACGAGGACGCCCCGGGCGGGCCCGGGGCGTCCTAG
- a CDS encoding OmpL47-type beta-barrel domain-containing protein, giving the protein MTLGLQAAPTAPQVEPTAAAAQVLTWTAGDDITAYGSAPTTAVAGQATIVFENSAATGNTMGMPHTLTFATSDPEFNDDVTLNILANPNDDTGGRHTAEVTLTPGRYFYHCTIPGHGQMQGILVVTEGGGQDTTPPATAAQVTGAQNAQGEYVGSASVVIAATDDGGSGVDGIQYAVGTAGDWIPYTAPVVVDEVGSHRIRYRAFDKAGNVSAEKTVTFTVVAPPSDDTSAPDTSATVTGERNPDGAYIDMATVTVSASDTGSGVNSIEYAVGSGAWQPYTAPVMVHQLGSHTVRYRATDKAGNAAAEKSVLFTVVAAAPQDTTPPVTGVTVEGTKNSGGAYVGHARVTVSATDEHGSGVDRIEYSVDGGPYIAYTVPVVVDRAGPHTLAYRATDKVGNTSAARSVTFTVVSSQVPAPNCPEYDERSTVIVGTVDSGVPNRLTDKRCRINELIEDEKEWTSHALFLKHVKTVLDGLFAEGIVDRREYDAVREAARLSGIGKPGQTEGYRTILDGSADSFAKWQQVGGGSFARNPDGSITSGTTREGLGMLWFPERKYGDFSLKLQWRDDAPGTGNANSGVFVRFPWVHDHAEEPRPEWVAIKYGHEVQVLDRPDGDMYKTGSVYGFDRVGLAGAGVTQKGTWNDYEIRVVDQHYSVYRNGVLINEFDNTGGQEFSPPRSDDPGTDGRRFASGYIGLQVHGTTDVVSYRDIRVKEL; this is encoded by the coding sequence ATGACGCTCGGACTTCAGGCGGCGCCCACCGCGCCACAGGTCGAGCCGACGGCCGCCGCCGCCCAGGTGCTCACCTGGACCGCCGGCGACGACATCACCGCGTACGGTTCGGCGCCGACGACCGCGGTGGCGGGTCAGGCGACGATCGTCTTCGAGAACAGCGCGGCGACCGGCAACACCATGGGCATGCCGCACACGTTGACGTTCGCCACCAGCGACCCCGAGTTCAACGACGACGTCACGCTGAACATTCTGGCCAACCCGAACGACGACACGGGCGGCCGGCACACCGCCGAGGTCACCCTGACCCCGGGGCGCTACTTCTACCACTGCACGATCCCCGGCCACGGGCAGATGCAGGGCATCCTGGTGGTCACCGAGGGCGGCGGCCAGGACACGACCCCGCCCGCGACGGCGGCGCAGGTCACCGGCGCGCAGAACGCGCAGGGCGAGTACGTCGGCTCGGCGAGTGTCGTGATCGCGGCGACCGACGACGGCGGCTCGGGGGTCGACGGCATCCAGTATGCGGTCGGCACGGCGGGGGACTGGATCCCGTACACCGCACCGGTCGTCGTCGACGAGGTCGGCAGCCACCGGATCCGCTACCGGGCGTTCGACAAGGCCGGCAACGTCTCCGCCGAGAAGACCGTCACGTTCACCGTCGTCGCCCCGCCCTCCGACGACACATCCGCCCCGGACACCTCGGCGACGGTGACCGGCGAGCGGAACCCCGACGGCGCCTACATCGACATGGCGACCGTCACCGTGTCGGCGTCCGACACCGGATCCGGCGTCAACAGCATCGAGTACGCCGTCGGCTCCGGGGCCTGGCAGCCGTACACCGCGCCCGTGATGGTCCATCAGCTCGGCAGCCACACCGTGCGGTACCGAGCCACCGACAAGGCGGGCAACGCGGCCGCCGAGAAGAGCGTCCTGTTCACCGTGGTCGCGGCGGCTCCGCAGGACACCACACCTCCGGTGACCGGAGTGACCGTCGAGGGCACGAAGAACTCCGGCGGCGCCTACGTGGGCCATGCCAGGGTGACCGTGAGCGCGACCGACGAGCACGGGTCGGGTGTCGACAGGATCGAGTATTCAGTGGACGGTGGACCGTACATCGCCTACACCGTCCCGGTGGTGGTCGACCGTGCGGGCCCGCACACCCTCGCCTACCGCGCCACCGACAAGGTGGGCAACACCTCCGCCGCACGCTCAGTGACCTTCACGGTGGTCTCCAGCCAAGTCCCGGCCCCCAACTGCCCGGAGTACGACGAGCGGTCGACGGTGATCGTCGGCACCGTCGACTCGGGCGTGCCGAACCGGCTGACCGACAAGCGGTGCCGGATCAACGAACTGATCGAGGACGAGAAGGAGTGGACGTCCCACGCGCTGTTCCTCAAGCACGTGAAGACGGTCCTCGACGGGCTGTTCGCCGAGGGGATCGTGGACCGGCGTGAGTACGACGCCGTCCGGGAAGCGGCACGCCTGTCGGGGATCGGCAAGCCCGGCCAGACGGAGGGCTACCGCACGATCCTCGACGGCAGCGCGGACTCGTTCGCGAAGTGGCAGCAGGTGGGCGGCGGATCGTTCGCACGGAACCCCGACGGATCGATCACCAGCGGAACCACCCGAGAGGGCCTGGGCATGCTGTGGTTCCCCGAGCGGAAGTACGGCGACTTCTCCCTGAAGCTCCAGTGGCGCGACGATGCTCCGGGCACGGGCAACGCCAACTCCGGTGTGTTCGTGCGCTTCCCCTGGGTCCACGACCACGCCGAGGAGCCGCGACCGGAGTGGGTCGCCATCAAGTACGGGCACGAGGTGCAGGTACTCGACCGGCCGGACGGCGACATGTACAAGACCGGGTCGGTGTACGGCTTCGACCGGGTCGGGCTCGCCGGCGCCGGCGTCACGCAGAAGGGGACCTGGAACGACTACGAGATCCGGGTGGTCGACCAGCACTACTCGGTCTACCGCAACGGTGTGCTGATCAACGAGTTCGACAACACCGGCGGCCAGGAGTTCTCCCCGCCGCGCTCGGACGACCCGGGCACCGACGGACGGCGTTTCGCCTCCGGTTACATCGGGCTCCAGGTGCACGGCACGACGGACGTCGTCTCGTACCGGGACATCCGCGTCAAGGAGTTGTGA
- a CDS encoding ThuA domain-containing protein, with the protein MHLRGLSTRGRIRVTAVACATLVAGLLTAPAAEARPAPEPPLTTMSITSPPGGPKVRVLIFHGSAAAGEESPVVNAGIEAIERIGLSGPADERFEVEATDDASVFTSGSELSGYNAVVFLTGGGDVLDPEQEAGLEAYMEAGGGFVGVHDAARAEPYSAWFTGLIGARPAASSPTAVQRATVEVGDRRHPATGALPLEWKRPDLWPNWVKNPSGEVHTVARVRESTYQPGASANGVDHPVSWCRDYDGGRSFYTGMGGTVASYDETDFRTHLRGALLWTSRLVQADCKATITANYKAERLTPANQPGLNDQIGEPHGLVTAPDGRVLYIGRGGADSSRPVITDWNNPDVGKGKGQIHVYDPATRKVTSAGELTVFGNKGGGDELVKVEEGLLGIELDPRFEQNGWVYLHYTPHSGVDRDTRTAERRVSRFTLDLATNRLDLGSEKVLLKWPVQVHSCCHAGGGLAWDSKGNLYIATGDNNSSGFSGGYSGNNPQPNFKGLSFADARRTAGNTHNLNGKILRIHPEPDGTYTLPAGNLFTGRETDEGGGKTRGEIYVMGVRNPARIFVDRTTDILYAGWVGPDAGEPSSTWGPAKYDTFAVITQAGNRGWPYCMGNKQPYRDRNLPDPSQPLGWYDCDHPKNESPNNDGLVDLPPVTGNNIWYSPQGGAPDYPRDVDGVPSYRQDQATYRLPWLKGGGQAAMNGPVYRYDAAGPSAVRWPAYWDGKWFVGDFYDADQPRNAVVMDPRTQGSGGLPVHSESLKKIVPVGNDGIKNLMDWKFGPDGALYVLDYGRGFFTSDAKSALWRVTYQGGGPTPAADRLARGTR; encoded by the coding sequence ATGCACTTACGAGGGTTGAGTACGAGAGGACGAATCCGGGTGACCGCCGTGGCGTGCGCCACGCTGGTCGCCGGACTGCTGACCGCGCCGGCCGCGGAAGCACGTCCGGCCCCCGAGCCACCCCTGACAACGATGTCCATCACGTCGCCCCCGGGCGGCCCGAAGGTACGGGTGCTGATCTTCCACGGGTCGGCCGCGGCCGGGGAGGAGTCACCGGTCGTCAACGCCGGTATCGAGGCCATCGAGCGGATCGGCCTGTCCGGACCGGCGGACGAGCGGTTCGAGGTCGAGGCCACGGACGACGCCTCGGTCTTCACCAGCGGGTCCGAGCTGAGCGGTTACAACGCGGTCGTGTTCCTGACCGGGGGCGGTGACGTCCTCGATCCGGAGCAGGAAGCCGGCCTGGAGGCCTACATGGAGGCCGGCGGCGGGTTCGTCGGTGTCCATGACGCCGCCAGGGCGGAGCCCTACTCGGCCTGGTTCACCGGCCTGATCGGCGCCCGTCCGGCCGCGTCGAGCCCGACCGCCGTGCAGCGGGCCACCGTGGAGGTCGGCGACCGGCGGCATCCCGCCACCGGGGCGCTGCCGCTGGAGTGGAAGCGCCCGGACCTGTGGCCGAACTGGGTGAAGAACCCGTCCGGCGAGGTGCACACCGTCGCCCGGGTGCGCGAGTCGACGTACCAGCCGGGCGCGAGCGCCAACGGCGTCGACCATCCGGTGAGCTGGTGCCGTGACTACGACGGCGGCCGCTCCTTCTACACCGGCATGGGCGGCACGGTCGCGTCGTACGACGAGACGGACTTCCGTACGCATCTGCGCGGCGCCCTGCTCTGGACCTCACGGCTCGTACAGGCCGACTGCAAGGCGACCATCACCGCCAACTACAAGGCCGAGCGCCTGACCCCGGCCAACCAGCCCGGCCTGAACGACCAGATCGGCGAGCCGCACGGCCTGGTCACCGCGCCGGACGGCCGTGTTCTCTACATCGGGCGGGGCGGCGCCGACTCCTCCCGGCCGGTGATCACCGACTGGAACAACCCGGACGTGGGCAAGGGCAAGGGACAGATCCACGTCTACGACCCGGCGACCAGGAAGGTGACGTCGGCCGGGGAACTGACGGTCTTCGGCAACAAGGGCGGCGGCGACGAACTCGTCAAGGTCGAGGAGGGGCTCCTCGGCATCGAGCTCGACCCGCGCTTCGAACAGAACGGCTGGGTGTACCTGCACTACACGCCCCACTCCGGGGTCGACCGTGACACACGGACGGCCGAGCGGCGCGTCTCCCGCTTCACGCTCGACCTCGCCACCAACCGACTCGACCTCGGCAGCGAGAAGGTGCTGCTCAAGTGGCCTGTCCAGGTGCACAGTTGCTGTCACGCGGGCGGTGGGCTGGCCTGGGACTCGAAGGGCAACCTGTACATCGCCACCGGTGACAACAACTCCAGTGGTTTCAGCGGCGGTTACTCCGGCAACAACCCGCAGCCGAACTTCAAGGGCCTCTCCTTCGCCGACGCGCGCCGTACGGCCGGAAACACCCACAACCTCAACGGCAAGATCCTTCGCATCCATCCGGAACCCGACGGAACGTACACGCTGCCGGCGGGAAACCTGTTCACGGGCCGGGAGACCGACGAAGGCGGTGGCAAGACGCGCGGCGAGATCTATGTGATGGGCGTCCGCAACCCGGCGCGCATCTTCGTCGACCGCACCACCGACATCCTGTACGCGGGCTGGGTCGGCCCGGACGCGGGCGAGCCGTCGTCCACCTGGGGACCGGCGAAGTACGACACGTTCGCCGTCATCACCCAGGCGGGCAACCGGGGTTGGCCGTACTGCATGGGCAACAAGCAGCCCTACCGGGACCGCAACCTGCCGGATCCGTCACAACCGCTGGGCTGGTACGACTGCGACCACCCGAAGAACGAGTCGCCGAACAACGACGGCCTGGTCGACCTGCCGCCGGTCACCGGCAACAACATCTGGTACTCGCCCCAGGGCGGCGCACCCGACTACCCGCGCGACGTCGACGGCGTCCCCTCCTACCGGCAGGACCAGGCGACGTACCGTCTGCCGTGGCTCAAGGGCGGCGGCCAGGCGGCGATGAACGGGCCGGTCTACCGCTACGACGCCGCCGGTCCGAGCGCGGTCAGGTGGCCCGCGTACTGGGACGGCAAGTGGTTCGTCGGCGACTTCTACGATGCCGATCAGCCGCGCAACGCGGTGGTCATGGACCCGAGGACGCAGGGGTCGGGCGGTCTGCCGGTCCATTCGGAGTCACTGAAGAAGATCGTGCCGGTCGGCAACGACGGCATCAAGAACCTCATGGACTGGAAGTTCGGCCCGGACGGCGCCCTGTACGTCCTCGACTACGGCCGCGGCTTCTTCACCTCGGACGCCAAGTCGGCGCTGTGGAGAGTCACTTACCAGGGCGGCGGCCCGACACCGGCCGCCGACCGGCTGGCGAGGGGGACACGGTGA
- a CDS encoding multicopper oxidase domain-containing protein — protein MDRRGFNRRVLLGGAAAATSLSLAPRAVSADRPVRTAPAGGVVKHLKLYAEKLADGQLGYGFEKGKATIPGPLIELDEGDTVHIEVENTLDVAASLHVHGLDYEVSSDGTKLNGSDIEPGGTRTYTWRTHAPGRRPDGTWRAGSAGYWHYHDHVVGTEHGTGGIRKGLYGPVIVRRKGDILPDATHTIVFNDMTINNRPVHAGHQGPDVEATVGDRVEFVMITHGEYYHTFHMHGHRWADNRTGLLSGPDDPSQVVDNKIVGPADSFGFQVIAGEGVGAGAWMYHCHVQSHSDMGMVGLFLVRKPDGTIPGYEPHQSHEPQESHRSQEPVVPDGTGEAHEH, from the coding sequence ATGGACAGACGCGGGTTCAACCGCAGGGTGCTGCTGGGCGGTGCGGCCGCCGCGACATCGTTGTCCTTGGCGCCGAGGGCGGTGAGCGCCGACAGGCCGGTGAGGACCGCGCCGGCGGGGGGAGTGGTCAAACACCTCAAGCTGTACGCGGAGAAGCTCGCCGACGGACAGCTCGGCTACGGCTTCGAGAAGGGGAAGGCCACCATCCCCGGGCCGCTGATCGAACTCGACGAGGGCGACACCGTCCACATCGAGGTGGAGAACACCCTGGACGTGGCCGCGAGTCTGCACGTTCACGGCCTGGACTACGAAGTGTCCAGCGACGGGACGAAGTTGAACGGGAGCGATATCGAGCCAGGCGGTACGCGCACCTACACCTGGCGCACCCACGCCCCCGGTCGCCGCCCCGACGGCACCTGGCGGGCGGGCAGCGCGGGCTACTGGCACTACCACGACCACGTCGTGGGAACCGAACACGGCACCGGCGGCATCCGCAAGGGCCTGTACGGACCGGTGATCGTCCGGCGCAAGGGCGACATCCTGCCCGACGCCACCCACACGATCGTCTTCAACGACATGACGATCAACAACAGACCCGTCCATGCGGGCCATCAGGGCCCCGACGTCGAGGCGACGGTGGGCGACCGGGTCGAGTTCGTCATGATCACGCACGGCGAGTACTACCACACCTTCCATATGCACGGTCATCGCTGGGCCGACAACCGCACCGGCCTGCTCAGCGGCCCCGACGACCCGAGCCAGGTCGTCGACAACAAGATCGTGGGTCCGGCCGACTCCTTCGGCTTCCAGGTGATCGCGGGGGAGGGGGTGGGCGCCGGCGCGTGGATGTACCACTGCCATGTACAGAGCCACTCCGACATGGGCATGGTCGGACTGTTCCTGGTGAGGAAGCCCGACGGCACGATCCCCGGATACGAGCCGCACCAGTCGCACGAGCCGCAGGAGTCGCACCGGTCGCAGGAGCCTGTGGTGCCGGACGGAACCGGCGAGGCGCACGAGCACTGA
- a CDS encoding LacI family DNA-binding transcriptional regulator → MTETASRPTLEAVAARAGVSRATVSRVVNGGDGVREPLVERVRQAVEELGYVPNQAARSLVTKRHDAVAVVIAEPETRVFADPFFALQLRGISKELTAHDNQLVLLLTEGRDDHARVARYLAGGHVDGALVFSLHLDDPLPGLIQGAGVPTVFGGRPGWSDGTRDVVYVDSDNRGGAREAVRLLAGLGRTRIAHITGPLDQTSAADRLDGYREVMGVNEPRLVVESDFTPGDAERAMRELLDRCPDLDAVFAANDLAASGALRVLRERGRRVPEDVAVVGFDDMLPVAEQSDPPLTTVRQDIEEMGRIMARLLLRRLDRSVADEAPGGVVLPTTLVRRASA, encoded by the coding sequence GTGACCGAGACAGCGTCGCGTCCCACGCTGGAGGCCGTGGCCGCGCGGGCCGGAGTCTCCCGGGCGACCGTGTCGCGCGTCGTCAACGGCGGGGACGGCGTCCGCGAGCCGCTCGTCGAACGGGTCCGGCAGGCCGTGGAGGAACTCGGGTACGTCCCCAACCAGGCGGCCCGCAGCCTGGTGACGAAGCGGCACGACGCGGTCGCCGTGGTCATCGCCGAACCGGAGACCCGTGTCTTCGCCGACCCCTTCTTCGCCCTTCAGCTCCGTGGTATCAGCAAGGAACTGACGGCTCACGACAACCAGTTGGTGTTGCTGCTCACCGAGGGCCGCGACGACCACGCCCGGGTCGCGCGCTACCTCGCCGGCGGCCACGTCGACGGGGCCCTGGTCTTCTCGCTGCACCTCGACGACCCCCTCCCCGGGCTGATCCAGGGCGCCGGCGTCCCGACCGTGTTCGGCGGCCGTCCGGGCTGGAGCGACGGCACGCGGGACGTGGTCTATGTCGACAGCGACAACCGCGGGGGTGCCCGCGAGGCCGTACGCCTGCTGGCCGGGCTCGGCCGCACCCGCATCGCGCACATCACCGGCCCTCTCGACCAGACCTCCGCGGCGGACCGGCTCGACGGATACCGCGAGGTCATGGGCGTGAACGAGCCACGGCTCGTCGTCGAGAGCGACTTCACCCCCGGCGACGCCGAGCGGGCCATGCGTGAACTCCTCGACCGCTGCCCCGACCTGGACGCCGTGTTCGCCGCGAACGACCTCGCCGCCTCGGGCGCCCTGCGCGTCCTGCGTGAACGCGGGCGGCGGGTACCCGAGGACGTCGCCGTGGTCGGCTTCGACGACATGCTGCCCGTCGCCGAACAGAGCGATCCGCCGCTGACGACCGTCCGTCAGGACATCGAGGAGATGGGCCGGATCATGGCCCGTCTGCTGCTGCGCCGCCTCGACCGAAGCGTCGCCGACGAGGCGCCGGGCGGCGTGGTCCTGCCCACCACCCTGGTGCGCCGCGCTTCGGCCTGA
- a CDS encoding VOC family protein: MLTTRFVNGAPNWIDVGTSDIDGATSFYGALFDWRFRSAGPDAGGYGFFQLDGKTAAGGMQTTSAQGPPSWTVYFRTSDAQATAQAAERKHGAVLLAPMDVMGQGTMAVLADQAGVPFGLWQPGQTEGVDVANEPGALCWVELYTPDVAAAAAFYNATLGLETSAAPFPGGTYTCVNPAGAGEEAMFGGIVPLADDPTEAGSGAYWLPYFEVADADTVVAEAEKLGGRVRMPATDVEGVGRVAKLADPYGARFAVIKSVPQEM; the protein is encoded by the coding sequence ATGCTCACCACCCGCTTCGTCAACGGCGCTCCGAACTGGATCGACGTCGGCACGTCCGACATCGACGGCGCCACCTCCTTCTACGGCGCTCTCTTCGACTGGCGCTTCCGGTCGGCGGGACCCGACGCCGGCGGCTACGGCTTCTTCCAACTGGACGGGAAGACCGCGGCGGGCGGCATGCAGACCACGTCCGCGCAGGGCCCGCCGTCGTGGACGGTCTACTTCCGCACATCGGACGCGCAGGCCACGGCGCAGGCCGCCGAGCGGAAGCACGGTGCGGTCCTCCTCGCGCCGATGGACGTGATGGGGCAGGGCACGATGGCCGTCCTCGCCGACCAGGCGGGCGTGCCGTTCGGACTCTGGCAGCCCGGACAGACCGAGGGCGTGGACGTGGCGAACGAACCCGGCGCACTGTGCTGGGTAGAGCTGTACACGCCGGACGTCGCCGCGGCCGCCGCCTTCTACAACGCGACGCTGGGTCTGGAGACCTCGGCCGCGCCGTTCCCCGGCGGCACCTACACCTGCGTCAACCCGGCCGGCGCCGGGGAGGAGGCGATGTTCGGCGGGATCGTACCGCTGGCCGACGACCCGACGGAGGCCGGCTCCGGCGCGTACTGGCTGCCGTACTTCGAGGTCGCCGACGCGGACACGGTCGTGGCCGAGGCGGAGAAGCTGGGCGGCAGGGTGCGGATGCCCGCCACGGACGTCGAGGGCGTCGGCCGTGTCGCCAAGCTCGCCGACCCCTACGGGGCACGCTTCGCCGTGATCAAGAGCGTGCCACAGGAGATGTGA
- a CDS encoding WhiB family transcriptional regulator encodes MYTDTIPTPDLGWQREALCAQTGAEFFFPEPGSSVREAKRICGMCEMRSACLEYALDNDERFGVWGGMSEKERLILRRTAH; translated from the coding sequence ATGTACACCGACACGATTCCGACACCCGACCTCGGCTGGCAGCGTGAGGCGCTGTGCGCACAGACCGGCGCGGAGTTCTTCTTTCCCGAGCCCGGCAGCTCGGTGCGGGAGGCCAAGCGCATCTGCGGCATGTGCGAGATGCGTTCCGCCTGCCTCGAGTACGCCCTGGACAACGATGAGCGCTTCGGCGTCTGGGGTGGCATGTCCGAGAAGGAGCGCCTGATCCTCCGGCGCACGGCGCACTGA
- a CDS encoding SDR family NAD(P)-dependent oxidoreductase, which produces MGQDSEGAAFGPPVTEAELTAFHDVVGRLRALPVDDPVRLRAEQVAASFARDGRLRRRKERGAEVAAADAATMAATATGALDRREDAPLRDAGRGGRFHRPRTCYVCKSAYREVDTFYHRLCPVCAADNAARRSLGTDLSGRRVLLTGGRVKIGFQLALMMLRDGAETVVTSRFPHDTLRRFRAAPGSAQWLDRLTVVAVDLRDPRQVLGLCEELRREGRPLDVLVNNAAQTVRRPPQSYALLAAGEHDALPEGTRPAPGFTPMRMLRGLGGSLSALPAALREADEAGLLPDPSPENSWSARLGALDPAEVLETQLVNALAPALLCDRLLPLLLASPHPRRYVVNVTAVEGRFAVRNKMPGHPHTNMAKAALNMLTRTSAAALAEQGVHMCAVDTGWITDENPAPKKARMAGAGFRTPLDIVDGAARVYDPIVRGEAGHPVSGVFLKDYREAQW; this is translated from the coding sequence ATGGGCCAGGACAGCGAGGGGGCGGCCTTCGGCCCGCCGGTGACCGAGGCGGAGCTGACCGCCTTCCATGACGTCGTGGGCAGGCTGCGGGCACTGCCCGTCGACGATCCCGTACGGCTGCGGGCCGAGCAGGTCGCCGCGTCCTTCGCGCGTGACGGACGGCTCCGGCGGCGCAAGGAGCGGGGCGCCGAAGTGGCGGCCGCCGACGCGGCGACGATGGCCGCGACAGCGACCGGCGCGCTGGACCGGCGCGAGGACGCGCCGCTGCGGGACGCGGGCCGGGGCGGACGCTTCCACCGGCCGCGCACCTGCTACGTCTGCAAGTCGGCCTATCGAGAGGTCGACACCTTCTACCACCGGCTCTGTCCCGTCTGCGCCGCCGACAACGCGGCCCGCCGCTCGCTCGGCACCGACCTGAGCGGGCGCCGCGTCCTGCTCACCGGCGGCCGGGTGAAGATCGGCTTCCAGCTGGCGCTGATGATGCTGCGGGACGGCGCCGAGACCGTCGTCACCTCCCGTTTCCCGCATGACACCCTGCGCCGTTTCCGTGCCGCGCCCGGCAGTGCGCAGTGGCTGGACCGCCTCACCGTCGTCGCCGTCGATCTGCGCGACCCGCGCCAGGTGCTGGGGCTGTGCGAGGAACTGCGCCGGGAGGGCCGCCCGCTCGACGTCCTCGTCAACAACGCGGCGCAGACCGTGCGCCGCCCGCCGCAGTCCTACGCCCTGCTGGCCGCAGGAGAGCACGACGCGCTGCCCGAAGGGACCCGCCCGGCGCCCGGGTTCACCCCGATGCGGATGCTGCGGGGCCTCGGCGGCTCGCTCTCCGCGCTGCCCGCCGCCCTGCGCGAGGCCGACGAGGCCGGACTGCTGCCGGATCCCTCCCCGGAGAACTCCTGGTCGGCCCGGCTCGGCGCGCTCGACCCGGCAGAGGTCCTCGAGACCCAGCTCGTCAACGCCCTCGCGCCGGCGTTGCTGTGCGACCGGCTGCTGCCGCTGCTGCTGGCCTCCCCGCATCCGCGCCGGTACGTCGTCAACGTGACGGCCGTCGAGGGCCGGTTCGCGGTGCGCAACAAGATGCCCGGGCATCCGCACACCAACATGGCCAAGGCCGCCCTCAACATGCTCACCCGCACCAGCGCGGCCGCGCTCGCCGAGCAGGGCGTGCACATGTGCGCCGTCGACACGGGCTGGATCACCGACGAGAACCCGGCGCCGAAGAAGGCCCGGATGGCGGGCGCGGGCTTCCGCACCCCGCTGGACATCGTGGACGGCGCGGCCCGCGTGTACGACCCGATCGTGCGCGGCGAGGCCGGCCACCCGGTGTCCGGAGTGTTCCTCAAGGACTACCGGGAGGCCCAGTGGTGA